One part of the Homo sapiens chromosome 19, GRCh38.p14 Primary Assembly genome encodes these proteins:
- the TICAM1 gene encoding TIR domain-containing adapter molecule 1 isoform 2 (isoform 2 is encoded by transcript variant 2), producing MGAAGQDKLLYLKHKLKTPRPGCQGQDLLHAMVLLKLGQETEARISLEALKADAVARLVARQWAGVDSTEDPEEPPDVSWAVARLYHLLAEEKLCPASLRDVAYQEAVRTLSSRDDHRLGELQDEARNRCGWDIAGDPGSIRTLQSNLGCLPPSSALPSGTRSLPRPIDGVSDWSQGCSLRSTGSPASLASNLEISQSPTMPFLSLHRSPHGPSKLCDDPQASLVPEPVPGGCQEPEEMSWPPSGEIASPPELPSSPPPGLPEVAPDATSTGLPDTPAAPETSTNYPVECTEGSAGPQSLPLPILEPVKNPCSVKDQTPLQLSVEDTTSPNTKPCPPTPTTPETSPPPPPPPPSSTPCSAHLTPSSLFPSSLESSSEQKFYNFVILHARADEHIALRVREKLEALGVPDGATFCEDFQVPGRGELSCLQDAIDHSAFIILLLTSNFDCRLSLHQVNQAMMSNLTRQGSPDCVIPFLPLESSPAQLSSDTASLLSGLVRLDEHSQIFARKVANTFKPHRLQARKAMWRKEQDTRALREQSQHLDGERMQAAALNAAYSAYLQSYLSYQAQMEQLQVAFGSHMSFGTGAPYGARMPFGGQVPLGAPPPFPTWPGCPQPPPLHAWQAGTPPPPSPQPAAFPQSLPFPQSPAFPTASPAPPQSPGLQPLIIHHAQMVQLGLNNHMWNQRGSQAPEDKTQEAE from the exons ATGG GTGCAGCAGGCCAGGACAAGCTCTTGTATCTGAAGCACAAACTGAAGACCCCACGCCCAGGCTGCCAGGGGCAGGACCTCCTGCATGCCATGGTTCTCCTGAAGCTGggccaggaaactgaggccaggatcTCTCTAGAGGCATTGAAGGCCGATGCGGTGGCCCGGCTGGTGGCCCGCCAGTGGGCTGGCGTGGACAGCACCGAGGACCCAGAGGAGCCCCCAGATGTGTCCTGGGCTGTGGCCCGCTTGTACCACCTGCTGGCTGAGGAGAAGCTGTGCCCCGCCTCGCTGCGGGACGTGGCCTACCAGGAAGCCGTCCGCACCCTCAGCTCCAGGGACGACCACCGGCTGGGGGAACTTCAGGATGAGGCCCGAAACCGGTGTGGGTGGGACATTGCTGGGGATCCAGGGAGCATCCGGACGCTCCAGTCCAATCTGGGCTGCCTCCCACCATCCTCGGCTTTGCCCTCTGGGACCAGGAGCCTCCCACGCCCCATTGACGGTGTTTCGGACTGGAGCCAAGGGTGCTCCCTGCGATCCACTGGCAGCCCTGCCTCCCTGGCCAGCAACTTGGAAATCAGCCAGTCCCCTACCATGCCCTTCCTCAGCCTGCACCGCAGCCCACATGGGCCCAGCAAGCTCTGTGACGACCCCCAGGCCAGCTTGGTGCCCGAGCCTGTCCCCGGTGGCTGCCAGGAGCCTGAGGAGATGAGCTGGCCGCCATCGGGGGAGATTGCCAGCCCACCAGAGCTGCCAAGCAGCCCACCTCCTGGGCTTCCCGAAGTGGCCCCAGATGCAACCTCCACTGGCCTCCCTGATACCCCCGCAGCTCCAGAAACCAGCACCAACTACCCAGTGGAGTGCACCGAGGGGTCTGCAGGCCCCCAGTCTCTCCCCTTGCCTATTCTGGAGCCGGTCAAAAACCCCTGCTCTGTCAAAGACCAGACGCCACTCCAACTTTCTGTAGAAGATACCACCTCTCCAAATACCAAGCCGTGCCCACCTACTCCCACCACCCCAGAAacatcccctcctcctcctcctcctcctccttcatctACTCCTTGTTCAGCTCACCTGACCCCCTCCTCCCTGTTCCCTTCCTCCCTGGAATCATCATCGGAACAGAAATTCTATAACTTTGTGATCCTCCACGCCAGGGCAGACGAACACATCGCCCTGCGGGTTCGGGAGAAGCTGGAGGCCCTTGGCGTGCCCGACGGGGCCACCTTCTGCGAGGATTTCCAGGTGCCGGGGCGCGGGGAGCTGAGCTGCCTGCAGGACGCCATAGACCACTCAGCTTTCATCATCCTACTTCTCACCTCCAACTTCGACTGTCGCCTGAGCCTGCACCAGGTGAACCAAGCCATGATGAGCAACCTCACGCGACAGGGGTCGCCAGACTGTGTCATCCCCTTCCTGCCCCTGGAGAGCTCCCCGGCCCAGCTCAGCTCCGACACGGCCAGCCTGCTCTCCGGGCTGGTGCGGCTGGACGAACACTCCCAGATCTTCGCCAGGAAGGTGGCCAACACCTTCAAGCCCCACAGGCTTCAGGCCCGAAAGGCCATGTGGAGGAAGGAACAGGACACCCGAGCCCTGCGGGAACAGAGCCAACACCTGGACGGTGAGCGGATGCAGGCGGCGGCACTGAACGCAGCCTACTCAGCCTACCTCCAGAGCTACTTGTCCTACCAGGCACAGATGGAGCAGCTCCAGGTGGCTTTTGGGAGCCACATGTCATTTGGGACTGGGGCGCCCTATGGGGCTCGAATGCCCTTTGGGGGCCAGGTGCCCCTGGGAGCCCCGCCACCCTTTCCCACTTGGCCGGGGTGCCCGCAGCCGCCACCCCTGCACGCATGGCAGGCTGGCACCCCCCCACCGCCCTCCCCACAGCCAGCAGCCTTTCCACAGTCACTGCCCTTCCCGCAGTCCCCAGCCTTCCCTACGGCCTCACCCGCACCCCCTCAGAGCCCAGGGCTGCAACCCCTCATTATCCACCACGCACAGATGGTACAGCTGGGGCTGAACAACCACATGTGGAACCAGAGAGGGTCCCAGGCGCCCGAGGACAAGACGCAGGAGGCAGAATGA
- the TICAM1 gene encoding TIR domain-containing adapter molecule 1 isoform 4 (isoform 4 is encoded by transcript variant 4), with protein sequence MPFLSLHRSPHGPSKLCDDPQASLVPEPVPGGCQEPEEMSWPPSGEIASPPELPSSPPPGLPEVAPDATSTGLPDTPAAPETSTNYPVECTEGSAGPQSLPLPILEPVKNPCSVKDQTPLQLSVEDTTSPNTKPCPPTPTTPETSPPPPPPPPSSTPCSAHLTPSSLFPSSLESSSEQKFYNFVILHARADEHIALRVREKLEALGVPDGATFCEDFQVPGRGELSCLQDAIDHSAFIILLLTSNFDCRLSLHQVNQAMMSNLTRQGSPDCVIPFLPLESSPAQLSSDTASLLSGLVRLDEHSQIFARKVANTFKPHRLQARKAMWRKEQDTRALREQSQHLDGERMQAAALNAAYSAYLQSYLSYQAQMEQLQVAFGSHMSFGTGAPYGARMPFGGQVPLGAPPPFPTWPGCPQPPPLHAWQAGTPPPPSPQPAAFPQSLPFPQSPAFPTASPAPPQSPGLQPLIIHHAQMVQLGLNNHMWNQRGSQAPEDKTQEAE encoded by the coding sequence ATGCCCTTCCTCAGCCTGCACCGCAGCCCACATGGGCCCAGCAAGCTCTGTGACGACCCCCAGGCCAGCTTGGTGCCCGAGCCTGTCCCCGGTGGCTGCCAGGAGCCTGAGGAGATGAGCTGGCCGCCATCGGGGGAGATTGCCAGCCCACCAGAGCTGCCAAGCAGCCCACCTCCTGGGCTTCCCGAAGTGGCCCCAGATGCAACCTCCACTGGCCTCCCTGATACCCCCGCAGCTCCAGAAACCAGCACCAACTACCCAGTGGAGTGCACCGAGGGGTCTGCAGGCCCCCAGTCTCTCCCCTTGCCTATTCTGGAGCCGGTCAAAAACCCCTGCTCTGTCAAAGACCAGACGCCACTCCAACTTTCTGTAGAAGATACCACCTCTCCAAATACCAAGCCGTGCCCACCTACTCCCACCACCCCAGAAacatcccctcctcctcctcctcctcctccttcatctACTCCTTGTTCAGCTCACCTGACCCCCTCCTCCCTGTTCCCTTCCTCCCTGGAATCATCATCGGAACAGAAATTCTATAACTTTGTGATCCTCCACGCCAGGGCAGACGAACACATCGCCCTGCGGGTTCGGGAGAAGCTGGAGGCCCTTGGCGTGCCCGACGGGGCCACCTTCTGCGAGGATTTCCAGGTGCCGGGGCGCGGGGAGCTGAGCTGCCTGCAGGACGCCATAGACCACTCAGCTTTCATCATCCTACTTCTCACCTCCAACTTCGACTGTCGCCTGAGCCTGCACCAGGTGAACCAAGCCATGATGAGCAACCTCACGCGACAGGGGTCGCCAGACTGTGTCATCCCCTTCCTGCCCCTGGAGAGCTCCCCGGCCCAGCTCAGCTCCGACACGGCCAGCCTGCTCTCCGGGCTGGTGCGGCTGGACGAACACTCCCAGATCTTCGCCAGGAAGGTGGCCAACACCTTCAAGCCCCACAGGCTTCAGGCCCGAAAGGCCATGTGGAGGAAGGAACAGGACACCCGAGCCCTGCGGGAACAGAGCCAACACCTGGACGGTGAGCGGATGCAGGCGGCGGCACTGAACGCAGCCTACTCAGCCTACCTCCAGAGCTACTTGTCCTACCAGGCACAGATGGAGCAGCTCCAGGTGGCTTTTGGGAGCCACATGTCATTTGGGACTGGGGCGCCCTATGGGGCTCGAATGCCCTTTGGGGGCCAGGTGCCCCTGGGAGCCCCGCCACCCTTTCCCACTTGGCCGGGGTGCCCGCAGCCGCCACCCCTGCACGCATGGCAGGCTGGCACCCCCCCACCGCCCTCCCCACAGCCAGCAGCCTTTCCACAGTCACTGCCCTTCCCGCAGTCCCCAGCCTTCCCTACGGCCTCACCCGCACCCCCTCAGAGCCCAGGGCTGCAACCCCTCATTATCCACCACGCACAGATGGTACAGCTGGGGCTGAACAACCACATGTGGAACCAGAGAGGGTCCCAGGCGCCCGAGGACAAGACGCAGGAGGCAGAATGA
- the FEM1A gene encoding protein fem-1 homolog A, producing the protein MDLRTAVYNAARDGKLQLLQKLLSGRSREELDELTGEVAGGGTPLLIAARYGHLDVVEYLVDRCGASVEAGGSVHFDGETIEGAPPLWAASAAGHLDVVRSLLRRGASVNRTTRTNSTPLRAACFDGHLEVVRYLVGEHQADLEVANRHGHTCLMISCYKGHREIARYLLEQGAQVNRRSAKGNTALHDCAESGSLEILQLLLGCKARMERDGYGMTPLLAASVTGHTNIVEYLIQEQPGQEQVAGGEAQPGLPQEDPSTSQGCAQPQGAPCCSSSPEEPLNGESYESCCPTSREAAVEALELLGATYVDKKRDLLGALKHWRRAMELRHQGGEYLPKPEPPQLVLAYDYSREVNTTEELEALITDPDEMRMQALLIRERILGPSHPDTSYYIRYRGAVYADSGNFERCIRLWKYALDMQQSNLEPLSPMTASSFLSFAELFSYVLQDRAAKGSLGTQIGFADLMGVLTKGVREVERALQLPREPGDSAQFTKALAIILHLLYLLEKVECTPSQEHLKHQTVYRLLKCAPRGKNGFTPLHMAVDKDTTNVGRYPVGRFPSLHVVKVLLDCGADPDSRDFDNNTPLHIAAQNNCPAIMNALIEAGAHMDATNAFKKTAYELLDEKLLARGTMQPFNYVTLQCLAARALDKNKIPYKGFIPEDLEAFIELH; encoded by the coding sequence ATGGACCTCCGCACCGCCGTGTACAACGCCGCCCGTGATGGCAAGCTGCAGCTGCTCCAGAAGCTGCTCAGCGGCCGGAGCCGGGAGGAACTGGACGAGCTGACGGGCGAGGTGGCCGGCGGGGGAACGCCGCTACTCATCGCCGCCCGCTACGGCCACCTGGACGTGGTGGAGTACCTGGTGGACCGGTGCGGCGCGAGCGTGGAGGCCGGTGGCTCGGTGCACTTCGATGGCGAGACCATCGAGGGCGCGCCGCCGCTGTGGGCCGCCTCCGCAGCCGGCCACCTGGACGTGGTGCGGAGCCTGCTGCGCCGCGGGGCCTCGGTGAACCGCACCACGCGCACCAACTCCACGCCTCTCCGCGCCGCCTGCTTCGACGGCCACCTGGAGGTGGTGCGCTACCTGGTCGGCGAGCACCAGGCCGACCTGGAGGTGGCCAACCGGCACGGCCACACGTGCCTCATGATCTCGTGCTACAAGGGCCACCGTGAGATCGCCCGCTACCTGCTGGAGCAGGGCGCCCAGGTGAACCGGCGCAGCGCCAAGGGCAACACGGCCCTGCATGACTGCGCCGAGTCCGGCAGCCTGGAGatcctgcagctgctgctggggtGCAAGGCCCGCATGGAACGTGACGGCTACGGCATGACCCCGCTGCTCGCGGCCAGCGTGACGGGCCACACCAACATCGTGGAGTACCTCATCCAGGAGCAGCCCGGCCAGGAGCAGGTCGCAGGGGGAGAGGCTCAGCCTGGGCTGCCCCAAGAAGACCCCTCCACCAGCCAGGGGTGTGCGCAGCCTCAGGGGGCTCCGTGCTGCAGCTCCTCCCCAGAGGAACCACTGAACGGGGAATCTTACGAAAGCTGCTGTCCCACCAGCCGGGAAGCTGCCGTGGAAGCCTTGGAATTGCTGGGAGCTACGTATGTGGATAAGAAACGAGATCTGCTTGGGGCCCTTAAACACTGGAGGCGGGCCATGGAGCTGCGTCACCAGGGGGGCGAGTACCTGCCCAAACCGGAGCCCCCACAGCTGGTCCTGGCCTATGACTATTCCAGGGAGGTCAACACCACCGAGGAGCTGGAGGCGCTGATCACCGACCCGGATGAGATGCGCATGCAGGCCCTGTTGATCCGGGAGCGCATCCTCGGTCCCTCGCACCCGGACACTTCCTATTACATCCGTTACAGGGGTGCCGTGTACGCCGACTCGGGCAATTTCGAGCGCTGCATCCGCTTGTGGAAGTACGCCCTGGACATGCAACAGAGCAACCTGGAGCCTCTGAGCCCCATGACCGCCAGCAGCTTCCTCTCCTTCGCGGAACTCTTCTCCTACGTGCTTCAGGACCGGGCCGCCAAAGGCAGCCTGGGCACCCAGATCGGCTTTGCAGACCTCATGGGGGTTCTCACCAAAGGGGTCCGGGAAGTGGAACGGGCCCTGCAGCTGCCCAGGGAGCCCGGAGACTCAGCCCAGTTCACCAAGGCGCTGGCCATCATCCTCCACCTGCTCTACCTGCTGGAGAAAGTGGAGTGCACCCCCAGCCAGGAGCACCTGAAGCACCAGACCGTCTACCGCCTGCTCAAGTGCGCGCCCAGGGGCAAGAACGGCTTCACCCCTCTGCACATGGCTGTGGACAAGGACACCACAAACGTGGGCCGCTATCCCGTGGGCAGATTCCCCTCCCTGCACGTGGTCAAAGTGCTGCTCGACTGCGGGGCCGACCCGGACAGCAGGGATTTTGACAACAACACCCCGCTACACATAGCAGCCCAGAACAACTGCCCGGCCATCATGAATGCCCTGATCGAAGCAGGGGCCCACATGGACGCCACCAATGCCTTCAAGAAGACGGCCTACGAGCTGCTGGACGAGAAGCTGCTGGCCAGGGGTACCATGCAGCCCTTCAACTACGTGACCCTGCAGTGCCTTGCGGCCCGGGCCCTGGATAAGAACAAGATCCCTTACAAGGGCTTCATCCCGGAAGATCTGGAGGCGTTCATCGAACTGCACTGA
- the TICAM1 gene encoding TIR domain-containing adapter molecule 1 isoform 3 (isoform 3 is encoded by transcript variant 3): MVLLKLGQETEARISLEALKADAVARLVARQWAGVDSTEDPEEPPDVSWAVARLYHLLAEEKLCPASLRDVAYQEAVRTLSSRDDHRLGELQDEARNRCGWDIAGDPGSIRTLQSNLGCLPPSSALPSGTRSLPRPIDGVSDWSQGCSLRSTGSPASLASNLEISQSPTMPFLSLHRSPHGPSKLCDDPQASLVPEPVPGGCQEPEEMSWPPSGEIASPPELPSSPPPGLPEVAPDATSTGLPDTPAAPETSTNYPVECTEGSAGPQSLPLPILEPVKNPCSVKDQTPLQLSVEDTTSPNTKPCPPTPTTPETSPPPPPPPPSSTPCSAHLTPSSLFPSSLESSSEQKFYNFVILHARADEHIALRVREKLEALGVPDGATFCEDFQVPGRGELSCLQDAIDHSAFIILLLTSNFDCRLSLHQVNQAMMSNLTRQGSPDCVIPFLPLESSPAQLSSDTASLLSGLVRLDEHSQIFARKVANTFKPHRLQARKAMWRKEQDTRALREQSQHLDGERMQAAALNAAYSAYLQSYLSYQAQMEQLQVAFGSHMSFGTGAPYGARMPFGGQVPLGAPPPFPTWPGCPQPPPLHAWQAGTPPPPSPQPAAFPQSLPFPQSPAFPTASPAPPQSPGLQPLIIHHAQMVQLGLNNHMWNQRGSQAPEDKTQEAE, translated from the coding sequence ATGGTTCTCCTGAAGCTGggccaggaaactgaggccaggatcTCTCTAGAGGCATTGAAGGCCGATGCGGTGGCCCGGCTGGTGGCCCGCCAGTGGGCTGGCGTGGACAGCACCGAGGACCCAGAGGAGCCCCCAGATGTGTCCTGGGCTGTGGCCCGCTTGTACCACCTGCTGGCTGAGGAGAAGCTGTGCCCCGCCTCGCTGCGGGACGTGGCCTACCAGGAAGCCGTCCGCACCCTCAGCTCCAGGGACGACCACCGGCTGGGGGAACTTCAGGATGAGGCCCGAAACCGGTGTGGGTGGGACATTGCTGGGGATCCAGGGAGCATCCGGACGCTCCAGTCCAATCTGGGCTGCCTCCCACCATCCTCGGCTTTGCCCTCTGGGACCAGGAGCCTCCCACGCCCCATTGACGGTGTTTCGGACTGGAGCCAAGGGTGCTCCCTGCGATCCACTGGCAGCCCTGCCTCCCTGGCCAGCAACTTGGAAATCAGCCAGTCCCCTACCATGCCCTTCCTCAGCCTGCACCGCAGCCCACATGGGCCCAGCAAGCTCTGTGACGACCCCCAGGCCAGCTTGGTGCCCGAGCCTGTCCCCGGTGGCTGCCAGGAGCCTGAGGAGATGAGCTGGCCGCCATCGGGGGAGATTGCCAGCCCACCAGAGCTGCCAAGCAGCCCACCTCCTGGGCTTCCCGAAGTGGCCCCAGATGCAACCTCCACTGGCCTCCCTGATACCCCCGCAGCTCCAGAAACCAGCACCAACTACCCAGTGGAGTGCACCGAGGGGTCTGCAGGCCCCCAGTCTCTCCCCTTGCCTATTCTGGAGCCGGTCAAAAACCCCTGCTCTGTCAAAGACCAGACGCCACTCCAACTTTCTGTAGAAGATACCACCTCTCCAAATACCAAGCCGTGCCCACCTACTCCCACCACCCCAGAAacatcccctcctcctcctcctcctcctccttcatctACTCCTTGTTCAGCTCACCTGACCCCCTCCTCCCTGTTCCCTTCCTCCCTGGAATCATCATCGGAACAGAAATTCTATAACTTTGTGATCCTCCACGCCAGGGCAGACGAACACATCGCCCTGCGGGTTCGGGAGAAGCTGGAGGCCCTTGGCGTGCCCGACGGGGCCACCTTCTGCGAGGATTTCCAGGTGCCGGGGCGCGGGGAGCTGAGCTGCCTGCAGGACGCCATAGACCACTCAGCTTTCATCATCCTACTTCTCACCTCCAACTTCGACTGTCGCCTGAGCCTGCACCAGGTGAACCAAGCCATGATGAGCAACCTCACGCGACAGGGGTCGCCAGACTGTGTCATCCCCTTCCTGCCCCTGGAGAGCTCCCCGGCCCAGCTCAGCTCCGACACGGCCAGCCTGCTCTCCGGGCTGGTGCGGCTGGACGAACACTCCCAGATCTTCGCCAGGAAGGTGGCCAACACCTTCAAGCCCCACAGGCTTCAGGCCCGAAAGGCCATGTGGAGGAAGGAACAGGACACCCGAGCCCTGCGGGAACAGAGCCAACACCTGGACGGTGAGCGGATGCAGGCGGCGGCACTGAACGCAGCCTACTCAGCCTACCTCCAGAGCTACTTGTCCTACCAGGCACAGATGGAGCAGCTCCAGGTGGCTTTTGGGAGCCACATGTCATTTGGGACTGGGGCGCCCTATGGGGCTCGAATGCCCTTTGGGGGCCAGGTGCCCCTGGGAGCCCCGCCACCCTTTCCCACTTGGCCGGGGTGCCCGCAGCCGCCACCCCTGCACGCATGGCAGGCTGGCACCCCCCCACCGCCCTCCCCACAGCCAGCAGCCTTTCCACAGTCACTGCCCTTCCCGCAGTCCCCAGCCTTCCCTACGGCCTCACCCGCACCCCCTCAGAGCCCAGGGCTGCAACCCCTCATTATCCACCACGCACAGATGGTACAGCTGGGGCTGAACAACCACATGTGGAACCAGAGAGGGTCCCAGGCGCCCGAGGACAAGACGCAGGAGGCAGAATGA
- the TICAM1 gene encoding TIR domain-containing adapter molecule 1 isoform 1 (isoform 1 is encoded by transcript variant 1): protein MACTGPSLPSAFDILGAAGQDKLLYLKHKLKTPRPGCQGQDLLHAMVLLKLGQETEARISLEALKADAVARLVARQWAGVDSTEDPEEPPDVSWAVARLYHLLAEEKLCPASLRDVAYQEAVRTLSSRDDHRLGELQDEARNRCGWDIAGDPGSIRTLQSNLGCLPPSSALPSGTRSLPRPIDGVSDWSQGCSLRSTGSPASLASNLEISQSPTMPFLSLHRSPHGPSKLCDDPQASLVPEPVPGGCQEPEEMSWPPSGEIASPPELPSSPPPGLPEVAPDATSTGLPDTPAAPETSTNYPVECTEGSAGPQSLPLPILEPVKNPCSVKDQTPLQLSVEDTTSPNTKPCPPTPTTPETSPPPPPPPPSSTPCSAHLTPSSLFPSSLESSSEQKFYNFVILHARADEHIALRVREKLEALGVPDGATFCEDFQVPGRGELSCLQDAIDHSAFIILLLTSNFDCRLSLHQVNQAMMSNLTRQGSPDCVIPFLPLESSPAQLSSDTASLLSGLVRLDEHSQIFARKVANTFKPHRLQARKAMWRKEQDTRALREQSQHLDGERMQAAALNAAYSAYLQSYLSYQAQMEQLQVAFGSHMSFGTGAPYGARMPFGGQVPLGAPPPFPTWPGCPQPPPLHAWQAGTPPPPSPQPAAFPQSLPFPQSPAFPTASPAPPQSPGLQPLIIHHAQMVQLGLNNHMWNQRGSQAPEDKTQEAE from the coding sequence ATGGCCTGCACAGGCCCATCACTTCCTAGCGCCTTCGACATTCTAGGTGCAGCAGGCCAGGACAAGCTCTTGTATCTGAAGCACAAACTGAAGACCCCACGCCCAGGCTGCCAGGGGCAGGACCTCCTGCATGCCATGGTTCTCCTGAAGCTGggccaggaaactgaggccaggatcTCTCTAGAGGCATTGAAGGCCGATGCGGTGGCCCGGCTGGTGGCCCGCCAGTGGGCTGGCGTGGACAGCACCGAGGACCCAGAGGAGCCCCCAGATGTGTCCTGGGCTGTGGCCCGCTTGTACCACCTGCTGGCTGAGGAGAAGCTGTGCCCCGCCTCGCTGCGGGACGTGGCCTACCAGGAAGCCGTCCGCACCCTCAGCTCCAGGGACGACCACCGGCTGGGGGAACTTCAGGATGAGGCCCGAAACCGGTGTGGGTGGGACATTGCTGGGGATCCAGGGAGCATCCGGACGCTCCAGTCCAATCTGGGCTGCCTCCCACCATCCTCGGCTTTGCCCTCTGGGACCAGGAGCCTCCCACGCCCCATTGACGGTGTTTCGGACTGGAGCCAAGGGTGCTCCCTGCGATCCACTGGCAGCCCTGCCTCCCTGGCCAGCAACTTGGAAATCAGCCAGTCCCCTACCATGCCCTTCCTCAGCCTGCACCGCAGCCCACATGGGCCCAGCAAGCTCTGTGACGACCCCCAGGCCAGCTTGGTGCCCGAGCCTGTCCCCGGTGGCTGCCAGGAGCCTGAGGAGATGAGCTGGCCGCCATCGGGGGAGATTGCCAGCCCACCAGAGCTGCCAAGCAGCCCACCTCCTGGGCTTCCCGAAGTGGCCCCAGATGCAACCTCCACTGGCCTCCCTGATACCCCCGCAGCTCCAGAAACCAGCACCAACTACCCAGTGGAGTGCACCGAGGGGTCTGCAGGCCCCCAGTCTCTCCCCTTGCCTATTCTGGAGCCGGTCAAAAACCCCTGCTCTGTCAAAGACCAGACGCCACTCCAACTTTCTGTAGAAGATACCACCTCTCCAAATACCAAGCCGTGCCCACCTACTCCCACCACCCCAGAAacatcccctcctcctcctcctcctcctccttcatctACTCCTTGTTCAGCTCACCTGACCCCCTCCTCCCTGTTCCCTTCCTCCCTGGAATCATCATCGGAACAGAAATTCTATAACTTTGTGATCCTCCACGCCAGGGCAGACGAACACATCGCCCTGCGGGTTCGGGAGAAGCTGGAGGCCCTTGGCGTGCCCGACGGGGCCACCTTCTGCGAGGATTTCCAGGTGCCGGGGCGCGGGGAGCTGAGCTGCCTGCAGGACGCCATAGACCACTCAGCTTTCATCATCCTACTTCTCACCTCCAACTTCGACTGTCGCCTGAGCCTGCACCAGGTGAACCAAGCCATGATGAGCAACCTCACGCGACAGGGGTCGCCAGACTGTGTCATCCCCTTCCTGCCCCTGGAGAGCTCCCCGGCCCAGCTCAGCTCCGACACGGCCAGCCTGCTCTCCGGGCTGGTGCGGCTGGACGAACACTCCCAGATCTTCGCCAGGAAGGTGGCCAACACCTTCAAGCCCCACAGGCTTCAGGCCCGAAAGGCCATGTGGAGGAAGGAACAGGACACCCGAGCCCTGCGGGAACAGAGCCAACACCTGGACGGTGAGCGGATGCAGGCGGCGGCACTGAACGCAGCCTACTCAGCCTACCTCCAGAGCTACTTGTCCTACCAGGCACAGATGGAGCAGCTCCAGGTGGCTTTTGGGAGCCACATGTCATTTGGGACTGGGGCGCCCTATGGGGCTCGAATGCCCTTTGGGGGCCAGGTGCCCCTGGGAGCCCCGCCACCCTTTCCCACTTGGCCGGGGTGCCCGCAGCCGCCACCCCTGCACGCATGGCAGGCTGGCACCCCCCCACCGCCCTCCCCACAGCCAGCAGCCTTTCCACAGTCACTGCCCTTCCCGCAGTCCCCAGCCTTCCCTACGGCCTCACCCGCACCCCCTCAGAGCCCAGGGCTGCAACCCCTCATTATCCACCACGCACAGATGGTACAGCTGGGGCTGAACAACCACATGTGGAACCAGAGAGGGTCCCAGGCGCCCGAGGACAAGACGCAGGAGGCAGAATGA